CGTTTCTTATCATCAATCTCTTTGATTATAACAGGAACACGCTCACCTTCTGCTATTACATCAGCGACTGAGTTAATACGGAACGGAGCCAATTCTGATATATGCACCAAGCCTTCTGTGTTTGCCCCGATACGCACGAATGCCCCGAAGTCCATTATTCGTGTTACTTCTCCGTCGAATTTCTCCCCTGCTACGTATTCATGCGTTAGTTCCTCAATCATTTTGGCAGCTTCTTCTGCAGCACCGTTTTGTCCTGTTATAAACACAGAACCGTCATCTTCAATAGATATTTCTGTTGTTCCCGTTTGGTCTTTGATACCATTGATTGTTTTTCCTCCTGGGCCGATAACAAGACCAATTTGGTCTTCCTTGATTCGTAATGAAATTATTTTTGGTGCGCGTGGATTAATATCAGCACGTGGCTCCGAGATTGCTTTGAGCATAACATCCATGATTTGCATTCGTGCTACCTTTGCTTGAGCAAATGCCTCAGCAAGTACAGGTACTGTTACTCCTGCTACCTTTACATCCATTTGTACTGCAGTTACACCCTCACTTGTTCCAGCTACCTTGAAATCCATATCGCCAAAGTGGTCTTCTGGTCCTTGTATATCAGTAAGTATTTTGTAGTTCCCTTTCGTGTCACTCATCATACCCATTGCAATACCTGCTACTGGACGTTTGATGGGAACACCTGCGTCCATCAGAGCTAAGGTAGAACCACACACACTTGCTTGCGAACTAGAACCATTACTTGCCATTGTTTCAGAGACTATTCTGATGGTATAAGGGAAATCTTCTTTGCTTGGCAATACGGGAAGAAGTGCTTTTTCAGCGAGCGCACCGTGACCTATCATTCGACGATTAAATCCACCAACACGCCCTGTTTCTCCAACAGAGAACGGCGCGAAGTTGTAATGATGCATGTATCGTTTCTTCGAGTCTGGGAATTCAATGGTATTCATAAGCTGTGCATCGTCGGGGCCGCCAAGAGTAAGTGCGGAAAGAACGTGAGTACCACCACGGTAGAAGATACCTGTTCCATGAATAAGATCAGATATTCCTCCAGCTTGTGCGTAAAGGTCACGAATTTCGTCCATCTTCCGTCCATCTTGTCGACGATCGTTTTCAAGAGCTTCTACGTGTACGAACTTGTCCACTTGTATTTCAAAGTATGCAGCAGCGTTAGCTGCTTCTTCGGGTAGTTGTTCTTTTACTAAAGTCATCCATTCACTCTTTAATGCGTATGCTCCCTTTTCACCGAATACGTATTCCCCCATTTTTGGTTCAACTTCATTCGAAAATAATGTTGAAACTGCTCCACTTGCCTCTTGTGTAGGAATCTCTTGCTTTTC
This genomic stretch from Candidatus Kaiserbacteria bacterium harbors:
- a CDS encoding polyribonucleotide nucleotidyltransferase, with the protein product MQKKEYSIEVGGKTLTAQFTDLADQASGSVILRYGSTAVMATAVMGGQRDGQDWFPLSVEFEEKFYAAGAILGSRFQRREGRPSEEAVLSARVVDRTIRPLFDQTLRRDIQVIVTVLAIDEEDPDVLGVIAASLALSTSDIPWDGPVSAVRIGQVANDETFIINPSYAQRTSDVEILDLLACGQDGNINMVEVSSKEVPEERLVKGLDAAVAVHNTLQEWQKSIIKEIGKEKQEIPTQEASGAVSTLFSNEVEPKMGEYVFGEKGAYALKSEWMTLVKEQLPEEAANAAAYFEIQVDKFVHVEALENDRRQDGRKMDEIRDLYAQAGGISDLIHGTGIFYRGGTHVLSALTLGGPDDAQLMNTIEFPDSKKRYMHHYNFAPFSVGETGRVGGFNRRMIGHGALAEKALLPVLPSKEDFPYTIRIVSETMASNGSSSQASVCGSTLALMDAGVPIKRPVAGIAMGMMSDTKGNYKILTDIQGPEDHFGDMDFKVAGTSEGVTAVQMDVKVAGVTVPVLAEAFAQAKVARMQIMDVMLKAISEPRADINPRAPKIISLRIKEDQIGLVIGPGGKTINGIKDQTGTTEISIEDDGSVFITGQNGAAEEAAKMIEELTHEYVAGEKFDGEVTRIMDFGAFVRIGANTEGLVHISELAPFRINSVADVIAEGERVPVIIKEIDDKKRINLSIKDVDPKFASNKGVMPPTSNERHASESKPKTDGEKRS